One window from the genome of Pelobates fuscus isolate aPelFus1 chromosome 13, aPelFus1.pri, whole genome shotgun sequence encodes:
- the POLR3GL gene encoding DNA-directed RNA polymerase III subunit RPC7-like, with the protein MSGRGRGGGGGRGQMTFNVEAIGITRGESLPPPTLQPPLLFPSLDYKPIPLQTGEEVEYMLALKQELRGAMKNLPYFIKPAAPKKDVERYSDKYQTSGPVDNAIDWHPDWKLLPRELKIKVRKIKKEKASVILPKHKQRVPLDKEEIIKKLENLEKKEEEVSSSEEEENKEEEEEKEEEEEEYDEEEHEEETDYIMSYFDNGEEFGGDSDDNMDEATY; encoded by the exons ATGTCTGGAAGGGGCAGAGGTGGAGGTGGTGGTCGGGGccagatgacatttaatgtggaggcCATAGGGATCACCCGAGGGGAGTCCTTGCCTCCACCAACCCTGCAGCCTCCTCTTTTATTCCCA TCCTTAGATTACAAGCCCATCCCGCTACAGACAGGAGAAGAAGTAGAGTATATGCTGGCGCTGAAACAGGAGCTACGGGGTGCAATGAAAAATCTCCCTTATTTCATCAAACCGGCTGCGCCAAAGAAag ATGTGGAGCGGTACTCTGATAAATATCAGACGTCTGGACCTGTGGACAACGCAATCGACTGGCATCCCG ACTGGAAACTCCTTCCTCGTGAATTGAAGATCAAAGTAAGGAAGATCAAGAAAGAGA AGGCCTCGGTCATTCTCCCTAAACACAAGCAGAGAGTTCCtttggataaagaggagattaTTAAGAAGTTGGAG AATCTTGAAAAGAAAGAAGAAGAGGTAAGCTCCTCCGAGGAAGAGGAGAATaaagaagaggaagaagaaaaagaggaagaggaggaagaatATGATGAAGAGGAACACGAGGAG GAGACCGATTACATCATGTCTTACTTCGACAATGGCGAGGAGTTTGGCGGTGACAGCGATGACAATATGGATGAGGCCACATACTGA